From Oreochromis niloticus isolate F11D_XX unplaced genomic scaffold, O_niloticus_UMD_NMBU tig00007510_pilon, whole genome shotgun sequence, one genomic window encodes:
- the LOC109196975 gene encoding uncharacterized protein LOC109196975, whose protein sequence is MKNFFRDLGRKNTLDKKIHQRPGPEPRTVSLKSDWSEECLNNFKGKQFSASERKMMKEPVEEPLIKAASSAEEELVRVRTAFVWRVSTEILKQLLEALVTDGVLNELEKDSILEGNPVRADKARCFIDTVRKKGDKASRIMIRHLQIKDQSLFSQLHLYSDPSAQQEALQNCQPRLKSALRKKFQCVFEGIAKAGNPTLLNQIYTELYITEGGTAEVNDEHEVRQIETASRKPDRPETKIRQGDIFKDLPGRDEPIRTVLTKGVAGIGKTVLTQKYTLDWAEDKANQVIQFILNINEPIPTNCISLDSGRKLKYRERTHANTGRTWKPTRVFAPRDSTICQMVVEMN, encoded by the exons ATGAAGAATTTCTTTCGTGATTTAGGACGAAAAAATACATTGGATAAAAA GATCCATCAGAGACCTGGACCTGAACCCAGGACTGTGTCCTTAAAGAGTGACTGGTCAGAAGaatgtttaaataattttaaaggaaaacagtTTTCTGCTTCAGAaag AAAGATGATGAAAGAACCTGTAGAAGAACCACTAATCAAAGCAGCTTCATCAGCAG AGGAGGAGCTTGTCAGGGTGCGAACAGCCTTTGTTTGGAGGGTGTCAACAGAAATCCTTAAACAGCTCCTTGAGGCCCTGGTAACTGATGGTGTCTTAAATGAATTAGAGAAAGATTCAATACTGGAAGGGAACCCTGTCAGAGCAGATAAGGCCCGCTGCTTCATCGATACAGTAAGGAAGAAAGGGGACAAAGCCTCCAGGATAATGATCCGACATCTTCAGATCAAAGATCAATCTCTTTTCTCTCAACTGCATTTATACTCTGATCCATCTGCTCAGCAAG aggCTCTTCAAAATTGTCAGCCTAGACTGAAATCTGCTCTAaggaagaagttccagtgtgtgtttgaggggatcgctaaagcaggaaacccaacccttctcaatcagatctacacagagctctacatcacagagggagggactgcagaggtcaatgatgaacatgaggtcagacagattgaaacagcatccaggaaaccagacagaccagaaacaaaaATCCGACAAGGAGACATCTTTAAAGACTTACCTGGAAgggatgaaccaatcagaacagtgctgacaaagggagtggctggcattgggaaaacagtcttaacacagaaatacaccctggactgggctgaagacaaagccaaccaggttatccagttcatatt aaatATTAATGAACCTATTCCCACTAACTGCATATCTTTGGACTCTGGGAGGAAGCTGAAGTACCgggagagaacccatgcaaacacggggagaacatggaAACCAACCAGGGTCTTTGCCCCCAGGGATTCCACCATTTGTCAGATGGTGGTGGAAATGAACTAA